TCAAGAAGAAAATATGAGTTCTATTGAAGCCCAAGATTTAATGAAAGGTAATATCAAATATAAAAGAGATGGAAGAGTAGATTCTCTTGCTGCAAAAATTATTTTAGAAAGATATTTAGTAAACACTTAGTAAACACTTTTTTTGTTAGAATGCTTCTTAGTTTAAGTGAAGGAATATCTTGACAAGGCTAAGACTTATAAGCTCAATTGCATTCTCAGAATCTCTAATAAAAAAAGCTCTAAAAATTGCTTTTGTTGTTGGTATTATTTTAAATCTTATTAATCAAGGAGACAAAATAGTCTCTTTATTATTTAATGAAATCAACTATTTTAAATCTATTCTTACCTTTTGTGTTCCTTTTTGTGTCTCAATGTACACAGCAATTAGTATGAAGCTTAAGTTCCAAGTGGGAGAAAAAGCAGCAGAGCATGTCCTTTTAAGATGTACTAATTGTAATGGCTGTCTTGAAGTAAAAAAAGACCAAATAGTTCCATTTTGTTATAAATGTGCAGAAAAAACAAATTGGAAGCTTACCTCTTTTAAGGATAAAAAATGTCAACACAAGAAATAGATTCGCAAGTATTACAAACCCTATTACAAAAAGCTAAACTTTTAGACGAATTAAAAATTGAAGACTCTTTAAATATTGCTCAAAACATAACAAACAATGCAAAAAATGTAAATAATGCTTCTAAAACAAGATTAACTGAAATACAAAATATTGAATCTTTAGTAAATGAGTTTATAGAGCGTTCAAACCAAATCCAAATACTTTCTGAAAACTCACTAGAATCATCAAAAGTTACTTCAAATGAGAGTGAAAATGTAATTATTTTAGTAGAGAAACTTTTCAATCTTATTAATGATATGTCTACTACAATTGATGAATTTTCATCTATAATTGAGCAACTTAATGAAAAAAATGAATCAATTACAGAGTTAGTACAAGTTAACAATAAAATCTCAATGCAAACAAACCTTTTATCTATAAATGCTGCAATAGAAGCTTCAAAAGCAAAAGAGTATGGAAGAGGTTTTTCTATTGTTGCAAGTGAGGTAAAGAAATTAGCTAACTCTTCAAAACAATCAACTTTAGATATTGGAAATGAAATAGATAAAATCACATCTATGACAAAATTTGTTTTAACAAAAAAAGAAGCTGTAAAAGATTTAGTAAAAAATAGTGTAAATCTTTCAAAAGAGGCTATTGAAAAATTAAAATCTTTAATTGAAGTAGCAAAAGAAAATAGTACAAACTCTGATACAATATCTTGTAATGTAAATGAACAATTACAAAGTTCTGATACTATAAAAGATAAAATAACTCATCTTGTAGAGGATACAAAAAAAGCTATTGATGGTTCTCAAAATAATATAAATTTGGGAGAAAATTTAGTAGAGAACTTAAAAAAATAAAAAGAAGAAAACTAACTTCTTTTTATTTGTCTTGATATTTTAATCTTACCTCATTTATTTCATCAAAATTCTCAAAAAAGATATCTACTAATTTAGGGTCAAAATGTTTACCTCTTTGCTCTTTGAAAAATTCAAAAATCTTTTCTAAAGGCCAAGCTTTTTTATAAACCCTATCACTACCTAAAGCATCAAATACATCAGCAATTGCAGTTATTCGCCCAAAAATATGTATTTCATTCTCTTTTAATTTTCGAGGATACCCTGTACCATCCCATTTTTCATGATGTTCATGTGCAACAATTGCTGCCGCTTTTAAAATAGGCTTTTCTGAATTTTTAAGCATTTTGTAACCTAAACTTGCATGCCCTTTCATAATTTTAAATTCTTCATCAGTAAGTTTTCCTGGTTTATTTAAAATCTCATCTTTTATACCTACTTTTCCTATATCATGCATAGGAGAAGCTAATTTTAAAAGTTCTGTTTCTTCTTTTGATAAGCCATATTTTAAAGCAAGTATTTCAGAATATATTGCAACTCTTTTTACATGATTCCCTGTCTCTTTTGATCTAGTCTCACCTATAGCTCCCATAGTATAAACTACATCTTTTTGAATATCAATAATCTCTTTTTCAGCGTTTAAAACTTCTGTAATATCTGTAGCATAAGCTAAAATATATCCAATCTTTTTAACTCCTCTAAGATT
This sequence is a window from Halarcobacter bivalviorum. Protein-coding genes within it:
- the nrtS gene encoding nitrate/nitrite transporter NrtS — translated: MTRLRLISSIAFSESLIKKALKIAFVVGIILNLINQGDKIVSLLFNEINYFKSILTFCVPFCVSMYTAISMKLKFQVGEKAAEHVLLRCTNCNGCLEVKKDQIVPFCYKCAEKTNWKLTSFKDKKCQHKK
- a CDS encoding methyl-accepting chemotaxis protein → MSTQEIDSQVLQTLLQKAKLLDELKIEDSLNIAQNITNNAKNVNNASKTRLTEIQNIESLVNEFIERSNQIQILSENSLESSKVTSNESENVIILVEKLFNLINDMSTTIDEFSSIIEQLNEKNESITELVQVNNKISMQTNLLSINAAIEASKAKEYGRGFSIVASEVKKLANSSKQSTLDIGNEIDKITSMTKFVLTKKEAVKDLVKNSVNLSKEAIEKLKSLIEVAKENSTNSDTISCNVNEQLQSSDTIKDKITHLVEDTKKAIDGSQNNINLGENLVENLKK
- a CDS encoding HD domain-containing phosphohydrolase, with product MFTILKNKIEEYNTKRVCNMSSEESYLRIAIAILLFSYSLVGNFTLLTIFSVILGYTGVTRYCTIYRIFDINRKIALETIYLKYLPKYNPEPVMILDKTSNIIFKNEPAKKNLNISNFSKQIKNPIEIINEEKTFTIQYESSDKKVYLINLRGVKKIGYILAYATDITEVLNAEKEIIDIQKDVVYTMGAIGETRSKETGNHVKRVAIYSEILALKYGLSKEETELLKLASPMHDIGKVGIKDEILNKPGKLTDEEFKIMKGHASLGYKMLKNSEKPILKAAAIVAHEHHEKWDGTGYPRKLKENEIHIFGRITAIADVFDALGSDRVYKKAWPLEKIFEFFKEQRGKHFDPKLVDIFFENFDEINEVRLKYQDK